The segment TTCGAAGATCGTGAGGTTCCTCGCCAGTCCCATCGTCCCGGTATAGCAAAATTTGCACCCCATCGCGCACCCCACCTGCGTGGAGATGCATAATGTATTGCGCGACTCGGTGGGGATCATTACACTTTCAATCGATTTTCCATCGGGGAGCTCGATCAAATATTTTCGGGTCCCATCGATCGACTGATGGACTTCATGGACAGACATGGACGGAATGGAAAAATGTTCGGACAAAATCCGGCGATACTCCTTCCCCAGATTGGTCATCTCATCAAATGAGGAGACATCCTTCTGATAAAGCCATTTTTTCACCTGCCTGGCCCGGTAGCCCTCGAATCCAAGGGCCTTCAGACGCTCCCCCAGATCCGAAAGGGAAAGATTTTTGATGTTGGTTTTCACAGCAAATCAAACGTCCCGATTTGCACGCGGGGCTTGTTGAGCCGGCCGGAGAGGGTCAGGGGATACGATCCGTCCTCCCCTTTTTGTCCTTCAATCATCACCACGAAGGGAAAGGCATCCTGCAATTTTTTGGAGAGGGAAAACTTGCCGTTGATGGCCAAACGGGACATCTCGGCCTTCTTGCCGAGCTGGATGCGCCCGGAAAGATTCAAGACAAGGTCTTCTCCGGGAAAATTCACCTCCTTCAACTCGATCTTTCCCTCGCCCATTTGAACCCTTACGGTCCCCCCCTTTTCATCCGAAAGGATCGTTTCGGGGAGATCCAGATCGAAGCCGGCGGTCGGGGTGATGCGGGCGGGGGAGATCTTCAGGTTTTTAAGCTTCAGGTCGATGTCGCCTGAATTTTTTGACGGCTGACCGGGATAGAGGGCCAGGCCGATGGCGCCGTCAAGCGCCCCCTCGAGCGGAAGTTTGAGCCAGTTGGCCACATAGCGGATGTCGGAGAACTGCATCCCTTTCATTTTGGCGTCGAGATGAAATTCGTCGGACGACAATTTGAGCTTGCCGTCCATGCGCCCCTTCTGCCCTTTCGCCGTAAACGAGGCCGAGACTTGGCCTGCAATAAGGGGGAGGTAGCGGAACCCCACTTTCACCTCCGGAAAATCAGCAACCACTTCATCACGCCCCCCGGACATCTGATGGATCCGGAAATCCTTGAAGACCGACTTGAAGATGACTCCGGCGTCGATTTCGCCCACCGTAACGCGCCACGCGCCCTTCGATTGAGTTTCAACCTTTCCCAAAAAACCGGTAATCAGCGAATCAAAGGGAAAAAAGAGGACAAGAAAAAATACGAACGAGAAAAGCCCCGCCGTCAGGTTCAGCACCCATTGCACCATCTTATTCACTTATCTCCCCCTCCTTTTTCAGCTGGATGGTGGACACCTGAAAGGTGACGTTCAACTGCGACCGTCCGCCGTACTTGGGCTTGATCTGAAGCTTTTTGACCTTCATGGGAATATGCGGATGGTTTTCGATGCGGTAGAGATAGTTGACGATCTGGTCGAGGTTCACTTTGTTGATGCTCCCATCCACTCCCACTTCGTCGAAATAATCGGAGGTCCCGAGATTGACCGGCTTGAGCTTGTCGATATTCCCGCCAATCCCCTCCTCGTTGGCCAGCCCCTCCAGAACGGTGGTGAGCGACTGCCCCTCCCCCGCCGAAAGCCGTTTCTGAATCTCCTCGACCGACTTTTCGGCGGCCTGATAGTCGGCGACCCGCGCCATGAAACTGGCCATCCCGGCCCTGCTTTTTTCGTAGTCTTCCCGGAGTCTCCCCAACCGGGACGAGGCGCAGGAGATGGGAACGATGATCGCAAGGATGATCAGAACAATCCCGCCGATCACGATAAAGGTCTGCTGTCTCTGCTCCAGACCCAAAAAGGCGTTGTAGAGATCATCAAAATTGAGCTTCTCAAGCAGGCCGTATTTGGACCGTTTTTCCGCCATCAACTCTCCTTGCCTTCACTTCCGACGGCAACTTCCACCGAGAGGGAAAATTTGATCTCGTCTTTCACCCCTTTGGCCACGTTTCGCGTCTCGACGTTCTTAAACCAGGGAGAGGTTGCAAGGACATTTTTCAGTTTGTCCACCGCCTCGAACGATGTCGTCCGCCCTTCGATGCGGACATAATCCCCCGTAAAGCTGAAATCGTCGATGTCGATTTGCATTTCGGCCTTCGGCGGGATTTTTTTGGATATCTCCAGAAGAAAGGCAAGCGGCGTTGCCTGGGGTGAGGCCGGCTTGAGCGATTCCAACTGCGTCTTAAGTTCCGCGATTTTCGAGTTCAGGGAATCGAGCACTTTTTTGGCGCTTTTTGGCTTCTGCTCCTTCATGCCCGGAACTTGAGAAACCGCCATCTTGATGATCTGTTCATCCGCCTTTTCGATGCGCGACTCAAGCGACCACGCCGAAAAAAAGTAGTAGCTTATCCCCAGCGCAATAACGGCGGCAAACCAGACGCCCGCCTGTTTTATCTCGGTGCCAAGGGCCTTGATGTCCCTCTTGTAGGCAAATTCCCCCCGGCGAAAATTGATTTTGATCGCCCTGTTGGAAAAAATCACCTTGAGCGTCAAGGCCAGCGCCGGAGGGATGGAGTCGCGGTAGGCGTCGGAGTGATCGAGGCGATGATCGACAAACTCAAGGCAATCGAGGGTGAACACGTTCAGCTTCAGCCCCGCCGAGACGAGCTCGCCCAGGCCGGGGAGTTTGGAGCCCCCGCCGCAAAGGTAGGCGGCGGTCCAGGGACGGTCGGGGTAGATCTGCCGGTAACCGAGATAAGTCTGACGGACAAGAACCATCAGCTCGTCGGCCTGCTCCTGGAGAATGCGGGATATCTGATCGGGCCCTTCGCTTTTTGCCGAAACCTTCCCCCGGTCGAGCTTCAGCGCCTCCGCCTTTTCGTAATTAAGCTTGAAGGCCTTCTGCACCGCCCGCGTGAAATGCAGGCCCCCGACCGTCAGGGAACGGACGTATTTCAGTTTGAGGCCGTCCATGACGCAGATATTCGTCTTTTCGTGGCCGATATCAATCAGCACATAAACCCCTTCCTGGGGCACCATGGCAATCTGCGTGATGTGCGAAAGGTCGATGGCGTCGACCCCGGCGTACTTGGGATCAACACCGGCCAGTTGAAGCATGTCGAGATACTTCACGAAACGGGATCGCGGCAGGTAGGCGGACAGCACGGTTGAGCGATTCTCCTCGATGGAAAGGATGTGATAGTCGACGAGCAGATCTTCCAGCGGCACCGGCACATACTGTTCCAGTTCAAAATCGATCGTCTGCTCGATTTTCTTGGCGCTGGTGAACGGAAGCTCCAGAACCCGGCAGGCCATGTGATGGGCGGGAAGGGCAACCGCTATGATGTCCGCGGGAATTTCATTTTTCTCGAAGAGCGTCCGCAGGGCCGCGGCGGCGGCCTCCTCAAAGGTCAGACGGGGGCTTACATTCAAGACCTGCTCATGAAAGGCTGTAAGCTCAAAGTCCCTCAAGCGCCGCTCGAGCTGGCAGACCTTGATCGAATAACTCCCGATGTCAATGCCGACTATGGATTGGGGCATTTATACTTGGGGCCCTTTTGGCCCGGCAAACCGGATTGCTCGCTTAAACCAATAGTATTGGATATGCCATAGTAAAATCAACGGGATAATATTTATCAGCAGAGTGGATGATCCCACCAAGGTGGAAAAAATTTATCCAATCCTCGCCTGACGCGTCGCATATAAGTATTCAGTTTATTAAATTTACTTTCGTTCGATACAGATTATTAGCGCAACTTTTGTGTTGACCCTGCCGATAAGGAGTGGAAGGAGACACCTTTATGGGAACCGTGAATGAAACAAATGCCTCTGCTCAGGCAAATCCTCTTTTCGATGCCGAAGTGGAAAAAAACCTGGAAAAGATTGAGGATCTCCGGCGCAACTACCGCCCCGGTGACGGATCGGAAATCCGCTGTCTGGTCCAAGAGGGCATGGCGGAGATTCAGCAAAATGCCCTCAAGGATCTCACAGTTCTCGAATCGGGCGAAAAACATAATGCCCGTGTTGCCGCCTCAAAAGATTATTTTATTGTCGAAGGGACGCTTCGTAACTATTCACAGAATTTTTTGGACTCCCGGTTTAACCCTCGCCAACTTTTAACCGACTACGCCGATGCCTATTATCAATATATCCGCGGTTGCCCCCTGTCACCGATTCCGGACAACGAACACCAGGCCGACCTGATTGGGGATATCAAAAAAGGCGATCCCGGTTGTAACGGGCTTATCCTGGAAGAACAGAATGTCCGCACCCTCGTCGCTATCGGCTTTGCGGACAAAGCGCCCACCTCTCACTATATTTATGCCTCGTCATCCTTCAGTCCGAATAAGGTTCGACGATCAGGGGAATTTTATCCTGAAGAGACAAAGTACGATTCGTTTGCCGTCAATGCCGGCTACCAACGGACGATTAATTCCCGGGAGACAGGCCCGCTTATCGAAGGGGAATTCAACTATGTCGGCGGTGGCCAGGGCAATCTGGGTTCTCATATTTACGACTTTTCCCTGGACGCCGGCTGGGAACAGCATTTTGGGCGCCCTTTCTTTCTCCGCTTGCAGGGGGGCCTGGGGTTGGCGCTCAATTACCTCAATTTCGGGGAGGGCCTCGAGCTTCAAAAGGAGACATCTCTCATGGGGCAGGGGGAGACTGCGGCGGGAGCTGAAATTCATATCGATCCTTTTATCGCGCTTCAATTGTCGGTCGGTTATTTTTATGAGCAAACCCTGCTGGGAGCGCCGGATTATTACAATCACGGTCCTTTTCTGGCGGGGACGGTCAAATTCAATCGACTCTTTGCGGGGAGAAGCCAATGAGATCCCCAATGCTATCCATTTTATTGAGTTGTCAGGGCATTCCTGCGGACAAACCATTGAAGTTCCCGGACGAAGAAGAAACGGGCGATTCGGGCGGGGCGGGAGAATGTCAGCCCGATGCCTGTAGCGGCTATCTCCTTGTCAATCCCGAAGATGAAACGGAGGGAACTTGTATTTCCTTTGCCGATCAGGCCGATGAAGCCTGATTAACAAGCGGTGCGAACCATGCCGGCGCTTCGATTGTGGATTACGATCAGGACGGCCTCGCCGATATTTATCTTCTCAATTACGGTTCCGGTTCCGTAAATCAGCTGTTCCATAATAATGTGGGAGGCGTTTTTGAGGAAATCGCCTCATCCGTTGGGCTGGATGTCGGAGGGGACAACTGGGATGCCATATTTGCCGACTATGATGACGACAATGATCTGGATCTCCTGACAGTCGGTGACAGCGGAACCGCTCTCCTGAAAAATTCCGCCGGACAATTTGCGAGTTTGTCCTCATCCAAAGGGATTGCCGATTCCGAACCGGCCGCGGCGGCGGCCTGGATCGGCTCCGGTTTTCTAGTGGCCGGCGACAACGGAACTCGCCTTTACGAATACGAAGGGAGTGACCGGTTTTCCACCGATCCGGAAACATCCGCGGAATCTGCCGGCCTGGATGATCCGGGAACCGGCTCTGCAATCAGTTTGGCCGACTATGATGGCGACGGCGATGATGATATTTATCTGGCGAACACCACCGGTCAAAATCGCCTCTTTAAAAACCTTGGCGACGGGACTTATCAGTCGGTCGAGGAAGAGGCCGGGGCCGTGGAGCTCGGCAACGACGCTTCAACCGATGTCAATTGGATCACCTTGCCGGGGGATGCCTTCCCTTCCGTTTTTGTCGCGGACTACGAGGGTAACAACCACTTTTATCGGAATCAGGGGGACAGAACCTTTGTGGATCAGGCAAAGGACTTCGGTCTTCAGGACCCGGGCTACACAACCGTTTCAGCGTGGGCCGAAAATTTTATCAACGGCGCCCCCGCCCTGTTTTTGGGGCGGTGGAATGAGGAAGATTGGGATGAGGAAGACAAGGAGCCGAATCTTTTGTATATCCCCGTCACAAATAATTCCGGTGAGGTCACCGATTTTGAAAATGCGGCGCATTCGGCGGGTGTTAATGATACCGGTCAAACCCTCGACGCGGGGTGGCTGGATTATGACAACGATGGATATCTGGATCTTCTGGTCATCTTGTACGACG is part of the Deltaproteobacteria bacterium genome and harbors:
- the gspN gene encoding type II secretion system protein GspN, whose translation is MNKMVQWVLNLTAGLFSFVFFLVLFFPFDSLITGFLGKVETQSKGAWRVTVGEIDAGVIFKSVFKDFRIHQMSGGRDEVVADFPEVKVGFRYLPLIAGQVSASFTAKGQKGRMDGKLKLSSDEFHLDAKMKGMQFSDIRYVANWLKLPLEGALDGAIGLALYPGQPSKNSGDIDLKLKNLKISPARITPTAGFDLDLPETILSDEKGGTVRVQMGEGKIELKEVNFPGEDLVLNLSGRIQLGKKAEMSRLAINGKFSLSKKLQDAFPFVVMIEGQKGEDGSYPLTLSGRLNKPRVQIGTFDLL
- the pilM gene encoding pilus assembly protein PilM; the encoded protein is MPQSIVGIDIGSYSIKVCQLERRLRDFELTAFHEQVLNVSPRLTFEEAAAAALRTLFEKNEIPADIIAVALPAHHMACRVLELPFTSAKKIEQTIDFELEQYVPVPLEDLLVDYHILSIEENRSTVLSAYLPRSRFVKYLDMLQLAGVDPKYAGVDAIDLSHITQIAMVPQEGVYVLIDIGHEKTNICVMDGLKLKYVRSLTVGGLHFTRAVQKAFKLNYEKAEALKLDRGKVSAKSEGPDQISRILQEQADELMVLVRQTYLGYRQIYPDRPWTAAYLCGGGSKLPGLGELVSAGLKLNVFTLDCLEFVDHRLDHSDAYRDSIPPALALTLKVIFSNRAIKINFRRGEFAYKRDIKALGTEIKQAGVWFAAVIALGISYYFFSAWSLESRIEKADEQIIKMAVSQVPGMKEQKPKSAKKVLDSLNSKIAELKTQLESLKPASPQATPLAFLLEISKKIPPKAEMQIDIDDFSFTGDYVRIEGRTTSFEAVDKLKNVLATSPWFKNVETRNVAKGVKDEIKFSLSVEVAVGSEGKES
- a CDS encoding VCBS repeat-containing protein, encoding MDYDQDGLADIYLLNYGSGSVNQLFHNNVGGVFEEIASSVGLDVGGDNWDAIFADYDDDNDLDLLTVGDSGTALLKNSAGQFASLSSSKGIADSEPAAAAAWIGSGFLVAGDNGTRLYEYEGSDRFSTDPETSAESAGLDDPGTGSAISLADYDGDGDDDIYLANTTGQNRLFKNLGDGTYQSVEEEAGAVELGNDASTDVNWITLPGDAFPSVFVADYEGNNHFYRNQGDRTFVDQAKDFGLQDPGYTTVSAWAENFINGAPALFLGRWNEEDWDEEDKEPNLLYIPVTNNSGEVTDFENAAHSAGVNDTGQTLDAGWLDYDNDGYLDLLVILYDGGLRLYRNESHEVQLCDE